A genomic region of Branchiostoma lanceolatum isolate klBraLanc5 chromosome 4, klBraLanc5.hap2, whole genome shotgun sequence contains the following coding sequences:
- the LOC136433366 gene encoding histamine N-methyltransferase-like isoform X1 encodes MENCNHTGMLTIGRLNLSPDRYAAGLKAFQAAYETGTESHYQSFGAMVPDSTLCEAGADVRVLAIGSGSGEADINILKKLLQNHKGVYNRVVEPSETIEDYKTLVGTDKSLGAVKCDWHQQTAEEYFQTKEGTKFHLIHAIHCLYLVEDLHVTLRNMWEQLADGGYMLVGMDSRMLTIGRLNLSPDRYAAGLKAFQAAYETGTESHYQSFGAMVPDSTLCEAGADVRVLAIGSGSGEADINILKKLLQNHKGVYNRVVEPSETIEDYKTLVGTDKSLGAVKCDWHQQTAEEYFQTKEGTKFHLIHAIHCLYHVEDLHVTLRNMWEQLTDGGYMLVGMDAESDWTRLWYKLWDDFGQGDRLKTVYRTSGDVKQWLDARGIKYVTEEAESFFNVTECFKEGSEAGMLLLDFLTQTPDISSEPEMKSMVLEYIRRNSSVIDDTILLKTMGNIIVAFKCGAKTE; translated from the exons ATGGAGAATTGCAACCACACAGGAATGCTGACGATCGGAAGGCTGAATCTCTCTCCAGACCGGTATGCGGCAGGATTAAAAGCCTTCCAGGCCGCATATGAGACAGGTACAGAGAGCCACTACCAGTCATTTGGAGCGATGGTCCCAGACTCTACCCTGTGTGAAGCAGGAGCCGACGTGCGTGTGCTGGCAATAGGAAGTGGATCAG GAGAGGCTGACATCAACATACTGAAGAAGCTTCTACAAAACCACAAGGGTGTGTACAACAGGGTCGTGGAACCATCGGAAACGATTGAGGACTACAAG ACACTAGTGGGAACGGACAAGAGCCTCGGTGCTGTGAAGTGTGACTGGCACCAGCAGACAGCAGAAGAGTACTTCCAGACAAAGGAAGGCACGAAGTTCCACCTGATCCATGCGATCCACTGTCTGTACCTTGTGGAAGATCTTCACGTCACCTTGCGGAACATGTGGGAACAGCTGGCAGATGGTGGTTACATGCTGGTCGGAATGGATTCAA GAATGCTGACGATCGGAAGGCTGAATCTCTCTCCAGACCGGTATGCGGCAGGATTAAAAGCCTTCCAGGCCGCATATGAGACAGGTACAGAGAGCCACTACCAGTCATTTGGAGCGATGGTCCCAGACTCTACCCTGTGTGAAGCAGGAGCCGACGTGCGTGTGCTGGCAATAGGAAGTGGATCAG GAGAGGCTGACATCAACATACTGAAGAAGCTTCTACAAAACCACAAGGGTGTGTACAACAGGGTCGTGGAACCATCGGAAACGATTGAGGACTACAAG ACACTAGTGGGAACGGACAAGAGCCTCGGTGCTGTGAAGTGTGACTGGCACCAGCAGACAGCAGAAGAGTACTTCCAGACAAAGGAAGGCACGAAGTTCCACCTGATCCATGCGATCCACTGTCTGTACCATGTGGAAGATCTTCACGTCACCTTGCGGAACATGTGGGAACAGCTGACAGATGGTGGCTACATGTTAGTCGGAATGGACGCAG AAAGTGATTGGACTAGGCTGTGGTACAAGTTGTGGGATGATTTCGGCCAAGGAGACCGCTTGAAGACGGTATATCGTACGTCTGGTGACGTCAAACAGTGGCTTGACGCAAGGGGCATCAAATACGTCACAGAGGAGGCTGAAAGCTTCTTCAACGTCACCGAGTGTTTTAAGGAGGGCTCAGAGGCGGGAATGCTGCTTCTTGACTTCTTAACACAAACGCCTGACATATCCAGTGAGCCAGAAATGAAATCAATGGTTCTGGAATATATTCGACGTAATTCTTCTGTGATTGATGATACGATTCTCTTGAAAACTATGGGTAATATCATTGTTGCTTTCAAATGTGGCGCAAAAACAGAGTAA
- the LOC136433366 gene encoding histamine N-methyltransferase-like isoform X5, translating into MLTIGRLNLSPDRYAAGLKAFQAAYETGTESHYQSFGAMVPDSTLCEAGADVRVLAIGSGSGEADINILKKLLQNHKGVYNRVVEPSETIEDYKTLVGTDKSLGAVKCDWHQQTAEEYFQTKEGTKFHLIHAIHCLYLVEDLHVTLRNMWEQLADGGYMLVGMDSRMLTIGRLNLSPDRYAAGLKAFQAAYETGTESHYQSFGAMVPDSTLCEAGADVRVLAIGSGSGEADINILKKLLQNHKGVYNRVVEPSETIEDYKTLVGTDKSLGAVKCDWHQQTAEEYFQTKEGTKFHLIHAIHCLYHVEDLHVTLRNMWEQLTDGGYMLVGMDAESDWTRLWYKLWDDFGQGDRLKTVYRTSGDVKQWLDARGIKYVTEEAESFFNVTECFKEGSEAGMLLLDFLTQTPDISSEPEMKSMVLEYIRRNSSVIDDTILLKTMGNIIVAFKCGAKTE; encoded by the exons ATGCTGACGATCGGAAGGCTGAATCTCTCTCCAGACCGGTATGCGGCAGGATTAAAAGCCTTCCAGGCCGCATATGAGACAGGTACAGAGAGCCACTACCAGTCATTTGGAGCGATGGTCCCAGACTCTACCCTGTGTGAAGCAGGAGCCGACGTGCGTGTGCTGGCAATAGGAAGTGGATCAG GAGAGGCTGACATCAACATACTGAAGAAGCTTCTACAAAACCACAAGGGTGTGTACAACAGGGTCGTGGAACCATCGGAAACGATTGAGGACTACAAG ACACTAGTGGGAACGGACAAGAGCCTCGGTGCTGTGAAGTGTGACTGGCACCAGCAGACAGCAGAAGAGTACTTCCAGACAAAGGAAGGCACGAAGTTCCACCTGATCCATGCGATCCACTGTCTGTACCTTGTGGAAGATCTTCACGTCACCTTGCGGAACATGTGGGAACAGCTGGCAGATGGTGGTTACATGCTGGTCGGAATGGATTCAA GAATGCTGACGATCGGAAGGCTGAATCTCTCTCCAGACCGGTATGCGGCAGGATTAAAAGCCTTCCAGGCCGCATATGAGACAGGTACAGAGAGCCACTACCAGTCATTTGGAGCGATGGTCCCAGACTCTACCCTGTGTGAAGCAGGAGCCGACGTGCGTGTGCTGGCAATAGGAAGTGGATCAG GAGAGGCTGACATCAACATACTGAAGAAGCTTCTACAAAACCACAAGGGTGTGTACAACAGGGTCGTGGAACCATCGGAAACGATTGAGGACTACAAG ACACTAGTGGGAACGGACAAGAGCCTCGGTGCTGTGAAGTGTGACTGGCACCAGCAGACAGCAGAAGAGTACTTCCAGACAAAGGAAGGCACGAAGTTCCACCTGATCCATGCGATCCACTGTCTGTACCATGTGGAAGATCTTCACGTCACCTTGCGGAACATGTGGGAACAGCTGACAGATGGTGGCTACATGTTAGTCGGAATGGACGCAG AAAGTGATTGGACTAGGCTGTGGTACAAGTTGTGGGATGATTTCGGCCAAGGAGACCGCTTGAAGACGGTATATCGTACGTCTGGTGACGTCAAACAGTGGCTTGACGCAAGGGGCATCAAATACGTCACAGAGGAGGCTGAAAGCTTCTTCAACGTCACCGAGTGTTTTAAGGAGGGCTCAGAGGCGGGAATGCTGCTTCTTGACTTCTTAACACAAACGCCTGACATATCCAGTGAGCCAGAAATGAAATCAATGGTTCTGGAATATATTCGACGTAATTCTTCTGTGATTGATGATACGATTCTCTTGAAAACTATGGGTAATATCATTGTTGCTTTCAAATGTGGCGCAAAAACAGAGTAA
- the LOC136433366 gene encoding histamine N-methyltransferase-like isoform X2 — protein sequence MAGMLTIGRLNLSPDRYAAGLKAFQAAYETGTESHYQSFGAMVPDSTLCEAGADVRVLAIGSGSGEADINILKKLLQNHKGVYNRVVEPSETIEDYKTLVGTDKSLGAVKCDWHQQTAEEYFQTKEGTKFHLIHAIHCLYLVEDLHVTLRNMWEQLADGGYMLVGMDSRMLTIGRLNLSPDRYAAGLKAFQAAYETGTESHYQSFGAMVPDSTLCEAGADVRVLAIGSGSGEADINILKKLLQNHKGVYNRVVEPSETIEDYKTLVGTDKSLGAVKCDWHQQTAEEYFQTKEGTKFHLIHAIHCLYHVEDLHVTLRNMWEQLTDGGYMLVGMDAESDWTRLWYKLWDDFGQGDRLKTVYRTSGDVKQWLDARGIKYVTEEAESFFNVTECFKEGSEAGMLLLDFLTQTPDISSEPEMKSMVLEYIRRNSSVIDDTILLKTMGNIIVAFKCGAKTE from the exons GAATGCTGACGATCGGAAGGCTGAATCTCTCTCCAGACCGGTATGCGGCAGGATTAAAAGCCTTCCAGGCCGCATATGAGACAGGTACAGAGAGCCACTACCAGTCATTTGGAGCGATGGTCCCAGACTCTACCCTGTGTGAAGCAGGAGCCGACGTGCGTGTGCTGGCAATAGGAAGTGGATCAG GAGAGGCTGACATCAACATACTGAAGAAGCTTCTACAAAACCACAAGGGTGTGTACAACAGGGTCGTGGAACCATCGGAAACGATTGAGGACTACAAG ACACTAGTGGGAACGGACAAGAGCCTCGGTGCTGTGAAGTGTGACTGGCACCAGCAGACAGCAGAAGAGTACTTCCAGACAAAGGAAGGCACGAAGTTCCACCTGATCCATGCGATCCACTGTCTGTACCTTGTGGAAGATCTTCACGTCACCTTGCGGAACATGTGGGAACAGCTGGCAGATGGTGGTTACATGCTGGTCGGAATGGATTCAA GAATGCTGACGATCGGAAGGCTGAATCTCTCTCCAGACCGGTATGCGGCAGGATTAAAAGCCTTCCAGGCCGCATATGAGACAGGTACAGAGAGCCACTACCAGTCATTTGGAGCGATGGTCCCAGACTCTACCCTGTGTGAAGCAGGAGCCGACGTGCGTGTGCTGGCAATAGGAAGTGGATCAG GAGAGGCTGACATCAACATACTGAAGAAGCTTCTACAAAACCACAAGGGTGTGTACAACAGGGTCGTGGAACCATCGGAAACGATTGAGGACTACAAG ACACTAGTGGGAACGGACAAGAGCCTCGGTGCTGTGAAGTGTGACTGGCACCAGCAGACAGCAGAAGAGTACTTCCAGACAAAGGAAGGCACGAAGTTCCACCTGATCCATGCGATCCACTGTCTGTACCATGTGGAAGATCTTCACGTCACCTTGCGGAACATGTGGGAACAGCTGACAGATGGTGGCTACATGTTAGTCGGAATGGACGCAG AAAGTGATTGGACTAGGCTGTGGTACAAGTTGTGGGATGATTTCGGCCAAGGAGACCGCTTGAAGACGGTATATCGTACGTCTGGTGACGTCAAACAGTGGCTTGACGCAAGGGGCATCAAATACGTCACAGAGGAGGCTGAAAGCTTCTTCAACGTCACCGAGTGTTTTAAGGAGGGCTCAGAGGCGGGAATGCTGCTTCTTGACTTCTTAACACAAACGCCTGACATATCCAGTGAGCCAGAAATGAAATCAATGGTTCTGGAATATATTCGACGTAATTCTTCTGTGATTGATGATACGATTCTCTTGAAAACTATGGGTAATATCATTGTTGCTTTCAAATGTGGCGCAAAAACAGAGTAA